The stretch of DNA GCGCGCTCGAAACCGCCGAGGAGGCCACCGGCGGCGGGCTCCTGAAGCGCAGCAAGAACAAGAGCTTCGTCAAGCTCTCACGGAAGGAAGGCTACCACCTCTGTCTCGTGGAGACCCGCGAAGGCGAGTTCCACGTCAGCGTTCCGGAGCTGTAGACCGGCGTTTCAGAACTGCAGAAACCGTCAGTTCTCGGCTTCCGGCGCCGACTCGATCCGCATGTCCCGCAGCTTCTCGACGGTGTCGTCCAGCTTCTCGTCGAGGTCTTCGACGAACTCCGCGGTGTGATCGGTCGTGATCGCACCCTGGCTCGACGGCTCGATGAGGTTCTCTTCTTCGAGGACGCGCAGCGAGTAGCGTACCTTGTGGTGGGGGTAGCCGGTCTCGTTCGACATCTTCACGATACCGATCGGTTCGTTCTCGATGACCATTCGGAGGACCTGGAGGTGCCGCTCCAGCATGTCCACTTCTTTCTCCAGTCGATCTATCATGCTGTATGTTAACTTCTCTTGCGAGAGGTTAAAACTTCCCCTCGACCGTCGGGGGGATCTGGGTGGTATAGCTACACACGGGGCGAAGTTAACCGTTCCGACCACGGCTGGTGCGATAGCGGCATCGAAATCGGTTTAGCCGGGGCTACTGAACCGCCGCACATGACCGTCACAATCGTCGGGGCGCAACTCGGCGACGAAGGCAAGGGCGCCCTCGTCGACCGCTGGGGCGAGGAAGCCGACACAGTCGTTCGGTATCAGGGCGGCGACAACGCGGGCCACACCGTCGTCGAGGACGGCGAGGAGTACAAGCTCTCGCTGGTCCCGAGCGGCTGCGTCCGCGGGAAGACCGGCGTGCTCGGCAACGGCTGCGTGGTCAACCCCCGGACGCTGTTCGACGAGATCGAGAGCCTGCGGGAGCAGGGGCTCGACCCCGACGTCCGCGTGGCCAAGCGGGCCCACGTCATCATGCCGTACCACCGCGTGTTCGACCAGATGGAGGAGGCCGACAAGGAGGACACCGACATGAAGGTCGGCACCACCGGGCGCGGGATCGGCCCGACGTACGAGGACAAGGCCGGCCGGCGCGGCGTCCGGGTCGGCGACCTCCTCGACGTCGACGTGCTCCGGAGCCGGCTGGAGTACACCGTTGCCCAGAAGCGCGCGATCGCGGAGGATGTGTTCGGGATCGACACCGGCGTCGAGTTCGACGTCGACGAGCTGGTCGCGGAGTACGCCAACTACGGCCAGCGGCTCCGGGAGAACGACATGCTCGTCGAGGCGGGCGACTTCCTCCACGAGCAGCACGAGTCGGGCGGCAACCTCCTGTTCGAGGGTGCACAGGGAACGAGCATCGACATCGACCACGGGAACTACCCCAACGTCACCTCCTCGAACCCGACCGCCGGCGGCGCCGCCGTCGGCTCGGGCGTCGGCCCCGGCATCGTCGGCGCCGGCGAGATCGTCGGCATCGTGAAGGCGTACCTCTCCCGCGTCGGCGAGGGGCCGCTCCCGACGGAGATGGACGCCGACGAGGCCGAACTCGCCGACGAGATCCGCGAGAAAGGTGGGGAGTTCGGCACCGTCACCGGCCGGCCGCGACGGATCGGCTGGCTCGACGTGCCGATGCTGCGCCACGCCGCGCGACGCTCGTCGTTCACCGGGCTGGCGGTGAATCACGTCGACGTGCTCGCGGGGCTAGAGGAGCTGAAGGTCTGTCACAGCTACGAGCTCGATGGCGAGACCCGAACCACGGTGCCCGCCACCACCGAGGAGTGGGCGCGGTGTGAGCCGAACTTCCGGGAGTTCGAGACGTGGAGCGAGCAGGACTGGAGCGCAGTCGCCGCCGAGGGGTACGAGGCGCTGCCTGCCGCCTGCCGCGACTACCTCGAATACCTCGAAGGCGAACTCGACGCGCCCGTCTACGCCGTCGGCGTCGGCCCCGACCGGGACCAGACCGTCGAGCGCCAGACCCCCTGGGAGTAAGGCACCCAGCGCCGCCCCGGATGCGGGCCGTATTTACGGGCGAGGCTGAACCGTCCGGGTAGACAGTCGATGAGCGAAGCGCCGAACCCGGAGACCCCGCCGGAGGGGATGGCGGGCGAGCCCGGAACCGAGTCGGTCGAACAGTCGGAGGACATCGAGTACGGGGTCGACGAGCGCCCGCCCGCGGGCGAGTCGGCGCTGCTCGGTCTCCAACACTACCTCACGATGGTGGGGGCAAACATCGCCGTCCCCCTCGCGCTCGCGACCGCGATGGGGATGCCCGCCGCGGTGCAGCCGCTGTACGTCGGTACCTTCTTCGTCGTCTCCGGCGTCGGGACGCTGCTCCAGACGGTCGTCGGGAACCGCTATCCGATCGTGCAGGGGGCGACGTTCTCGATGCTGGCGCCCGCGCTGGCCATCATCGGGTTCGTCGGCACGGGTAACTGGGAGCAGGCGATCCTCGCACTCCAGGGGGCGATCATCGTCGGCGGGATCGTGGAGGCGGTGTTCGGCTACCTCGGCGTCATGGGGTGGCTCAAACAGTATCTCTCGCCGGTAGTGATCGCCCCGACGATCGCGCTCATCGGGCTCTCGCTGTTCAGCGCGCCACAGGTCGTCGCCGCCGAGCAGGCGTGGTGGCTGCTCGGCCTCACCGTGCTCCTGATCGTCGGCTTCAGCCAGTACGTCGACGACGCCCACCGCGCGTTCCGGCTCTACCCCGTTCTGCTGGGAATCGCCGTCGCGTGGGCGCTCGCGACCGGGCTTTCGGTGCTCGGAGTCGTCCCCGCGGACTCGCCGGCGTTCGTCGATCTCTCGGTCGTCGCGAACGCGAGTCTGATCCAGATTCCGGCGCCGCTGCAGTGGGGGATGCCGACGTTCCGGACCTCGTTCGTGATCGGGATGTTCGCGGGCGTGCTGGCCTCGATGATCGAGTCCTTCGGTGACTACCACGCCGTCGCCCGCCTCGCCGGCGAGCGCGCACCCTCCGCACGGCGGATCGACCACGGGGTCGGGGTCGAGGGGATCGCGACCGTGTTCGCCGGGATCATGGGCACCGGGAACGGCTCGACCTCCTACTCCGAGAACATCGGCGCGATCGGGCTGACCGGCGTCGCTTCTCGTTTCGTGATTCAAGTCGGCGCGGTGCTGATGCTGATCGCGGGCTTCGTCGGCTACGTCGGCGCGCTGATCACCACCATCCCCGACCCGATCGTCGGCGGGCTCTACGTCGCGATGTTCGGGCAGATCGTCGCGGTCGGGCTCTCGAACCTGAAACACGTCGACCTCGACTCCTCGCGCAACGCGTTCGTCGTCGGCATCTCGCTGTTCGTCGGGCTCGCGCTTCCGGCGTACATGGGCAACGTCGGGAGCGCCGCCGCCTTCGCGGAGGGGGTGGCGGCGACGCCGATCGTCGGCCCGCTGCTCACCGCGCCGATACTCCCCGACGCGACGCTGCAGATCGTCGCCGACACCGTCTACGTCGTCGGCGGGACGGGGATGGCCGTCGGCGGGCTGGTCGCGTTCGTGCTCGATAACACGATCGACGGCTCCCGCGTCGAACGCGGGCTCGACGAGTGGGACGAACTCACCGAGGAGTCCGGCGCGTTCCGGTCGGCGTACGAACGCTACGTGAAGTAGCCCCGCGGAACCCGCAGCCTTTTGCCCCGGCCGGCCCGACGAACAGCGCATGAAGGAGTCGCTGATGGAGATCGTCTGCTGCCCGATGGACAAACACGACCTCGAACTCGACGCGACGGAGCGCGACGACGGCGAGATCATCTCCGGGACGCTGACCTGCACCGACTGCGGCGAGTCCTACCCCATCGAAGACGGCATCCCGAACCTGCTGCCGCCGGACATGCGCGACGACGCCTGACGCGGGAAGGTTTTTCTGGCCGTCGCTGGAACTGTGGCCGTGCTCGAAAGCTCCCTCCACAGCCGACAGCGCGACGGCGCGCTCGCGTTCGAACTCACCGTCGAGAACCGGGGCGACGAGCCCGTGGAACTCTCCTTTACCGACGGCCAGCGCGTCCGCGTCTCCGTCTACCCGGCCGACGCCGACGACGACGCGTCGCCGCTGTGGCGCTCGGACGCCGACCAGATGTTCGCACAGGTGCTCGGCAGCGAGACGATCCCGGCCGGCGAGAGCGTAACGTTCGACGCCGCGTGGCAGTCACCCGAGGCGGGGGAGTACCTCGCAGTCGGCGAAGTAACCTGTCAGAATCGAGAACTCGACGCCGAAGAAACCGTTCTGGTCTGAGCCGGGCTACCGGAGCTCGTCGTACAGCTGTTCGGCCGCGCGTCGGACCGCCGCGTCGCTGGCCTCCGGCACGTCGTGGAACGCCGAGAGCTTGCTCGTGTCCAACCGCATCTTCGGCACGTCGCCGGTCCAGCCACGGTCACCGCCAGTGAACGCGTACTCGGGGTCGAGATCCATCACGTCGGCGACGATGTCCGCGATGTCGACGACGGACGTGGTAGTCTTCGAACCGAGGTTGTAGAGGTTGTACTCGCCGTCGGCGTGCTCGACCACGTCGCGGATCGCGGCCGCGCAGTCCGCCACGTGGAGGTAGGACTTCTCCTGCTTGCCGTTGCCGAGGATCGTGAGCGTCTCGGGGTCGTCCTGCAGTTTCTGGATGAAGTCCGGAATCACGTTGCCTCGCTGGCGCGGGCCGACGATGTTCGCGAACCGGAACACCCACGACTGGATGCCGTAGGAGTGGGCGAACGTCGACACCACGCCCTCGTCGGAGAGCTTCGAGGCGCCGTAGATGCTGATCGGTTCCAGCGGCGCGTAGTCCTCCGGCGTCGGCCGGGGGGCTTCGCCGTACACCGTCGATGACGAGGTGAACGCAAGCGCGTCACAACCCACTTCGCGCATCCGTTCGAGGACGTTGTACGTCATCTCGGTGTTCTCCTCGAACACCCGGCGCTCCTCCTCGGGATCGTCGACGCGCACGTCGGTGTGGGCCGCGAAGTGGAACACGATATCCGTCTCCTCGTCGATGACGCGTGCCACGTCGTCGGGGGCGAGCATGTCGGCCTGCTCGAACGCGACGCCCTCCGGAACCGCCTCGCGCTCGCCCTTCGAGAGGTCGTCGACTGCCAGCACGTCGTTCTCGTCGGCCAGCATCCCCGCGAGGTGGGAGCCGACCAGTCCGGCGCCGCCGGTCACGACCACGGTCTGCCCGCTGAGGTTCATACCCGCGACTGTTCGGGTTCGGGGAAGTGCGTTCCGATCGCTCGCGGCCGGGAAACCGAAAGCGCCACCCCTCCGCCATGGTTTCGTCGGCGTATGCACGACGCCCCGGAGTGCTGTGTGCTCCGGTTCGGCCACCGGCCGGGCCGGGACGACCGCATGACGACCCACGTCGGCCTCACTGCCCGCGCGCTTGGCGCCGACCGCGTGATCTTTCCGGACAACGCCGGCCAGTCCGCCGAGACGGTGCGGGACATCACCGACCGCTTCGGCGGCCCCTTCGAGGTGGAACTCCGGGAGGACCAGCGTGCGATCATCCAGAACTGGGACGGGACGGTCGTCCACCTCACGATGTACGGCGAGGAGGTCCAGACCGTCCAAGACGAGATCCGCGAGACCCACCACGACGAGCCGATCCTGATCGTCGTCGGCGGCGAGAAGGTGCCGTTCGAGGTGTACGACCACGCGGACTGGAACGTCGGTGTCACGAAC from Halolamina sediminis encodes:
- a CDS encoding adenylosuccinate synthase — encoded protein: MTVTIVGAQLGDEGKGALVDRWGEEADTVVRYQGGDNAGHTVVEDGEEYKLSLVPSGCVRGKTGVLGNGCVVNPRTLFDEIESLREQGLDPDVRVAKRAHVIMPYHRVFDQMEEADKEDTDMKVGTTGRGIGPTYEDKAGRRGVRVGDLLDVDVLRSRLEYTVAQKRAIAEDVFGIDTGVEFDVDELVAEYANYGQRLRENDMLVEAGDFLHEQHESGGNLLFEGAQGTSIDIDHGNYPNVTSSNPTAGGAAVGSGVGPGIVGAGEIVGIVKAYLSRVGEGPLPTEMDADEAELADEIREKGGEFGTVTGRPRRIGWLDVPMLRHAARRSSFTGLAVNHVDVLAGLEELKVCHSYELDGETRTTVPATTEEWARCEPNFREFETWSEQDWSAVAAEGYEALPAACRDYLEYLEGELDAPVYAVGVGPDRDQTVERQTPWE
- a CDS encoding uracil-xanthine permease family protein, encoding MAGEPGTESVEQSEDIEYGVDERPPAGESALLGLQHYLTMVGANIAVPLALATAMGMPAAVQPLYVGTFFVVSGVGTLLQTVVGNRYPIVQGATFSMLAPALAIIGFVGTGNWEQAILALQGAIIVGGIVEAVFGYLGVMGWLKQYLSPVVIAPTIALIGLSLFSAPQVVAAEQAWWLLGLTVLLIVGFSQYVDDAHRAFRLYPVLLGIAVAWALATGLSVLGVVPADSPAFVDLSVVANASLIQIPAPLQWGMPTFRTSFVIGMFAGVLASMIESFGDYHAVARLAGERAPSARRIDHGVGVEGIATVFAGIMGTGNGSTSYSENIGAIGLTGVASRFVIQVGAVLMLIAGFVGYVGALITTIPDPIVGGLYVAMFGQIVAVGLSNLKHVDLDSSRNAFVVGISLFVGLALPAYMGNVGSAAAFAEGVAATPIVGPLLTAPILPDATLQIVADTVYVVGGTGMAVGGLVAFVLDNTIDGSRVERGLDEWDELTEESGAFRSAYERYVK
- a CDS encoding methytransferase partner Trm112 produces the protein MKESLMEIVCCPMDKHDLELDATERDDGEIISGTLTCTDCGESYPIEDGIPNLLPPDMRDDA
- a CDS encoding BsuPI-related putative proteinase inhibitor, encoding MLESSLHSRQRDGALAFELTVENRGDEPVELSFTDGQRVRVSVYPADADDDASPLWRSDADQMFAQVLGSETIPAGESVTFDAAWQSPEAGEYLAVGEVTCQNRELDAEETVLV
- a CDS encoding NAD-dependent epimerase/dehydratase family protein, translated to MNLSGQTVVVTGGAGLVGSHLAGMLADENDVLAVDDLSKGEREAVPEGVAFEQADMLAPDDVARVIDEETDIVFHFAAHTDVRVDDPEEERRVFEENTEMTYNVLERMREVGCDALAFTSSSTVYGEAPRPTPEDYAPLEPISIYGASKLSDEGVVSTFAHSYGIQSWVFRFANIVGPRQRGNVIPDFIQKLQDDPETLTILGNGKQEKSYLHVADCAAAIRDVVEHADGEYNLYNLGSKTTTSVVDIADIVADVMDLDPEYAFTGGDRGWTGDVPKMRLDTSKLSAFHDVPEASDAAVRRAAEQLYDELR
- a CDS encoding tRNA (cytidine(56)-2'-O)-methyltransferase, which translates into the protein MHDAPECCVLRFGHRPGRDDRMTTHVGLTARALGADRVIFPDNAGQSAETVRDITDRFGGPFEVELREDQRAIIQNWDGTVVHLTMYGEEVQTVQDEIRETHHDEPILIVVGGEKVPFEVYDHADWNVGVTNQPHSEVAGLAVFLDRLFDGDELDREWEGGEQRVIPKETGKRVVDPELVDEDGNVDEADDDA